The Gemmatimonadota bacterium genome has a window encoding:
- a CDS encoding carboxypeptidase regulatory-like domain-containing protein — translation MKYRPLSGPSGLFVYGALLAAWAALAVCVFCPVRTAQAQGTGSIGLTVVNGTTGQPMAGHEVVLLNHSAEEGPDQTLARVVTDGDGRYEFTGLRADGSHYVVATRYLEIPYLTGHIPLVPGTGRIDTLLQVFEITTDETALVHSAVHLVIDAGPEILNVTEIIVVENRGILTFAPPPGVGLGLVYNLPAAAFGLQPMMEGLQHTERGLLFSAPVPPGVSRVVYAYNVDRASIDHRFNRQMDYDIERVQVLVSPSTQTVTVTNLTNDGVQQIAADEYLLLSNRVGVGRGMSVEVAFPSVLAWQDVMKWGMLGFVVLIVAAGLVVGIRVKPEQPAEPPALSDLTPEDERKYAAIVQALAALDDQFAAGGLDPDAYGTRRARLKDRALRLRQPGSGDG, via the coding sequence ATGAAGTACCGTCCGCTTTCCGGCCCTTCGGGGCTTTTTGTTTATGGAGCGCTCCTGGCGGCCTGGGCCGCACTGGCGGTCTGCGTGTTCTGTCCGGTCCGGACCGCGCAGGCCCAGGGAACGGGCAGCATCGGGCTCACCGTCGTGAACGGCACGACGGGCCAGCCGATGGCGGGACACGAGGTGGTGCTGCTGAATCACAGCGCCGAAGAGGGCCCGGATCAGACCCTTGCGAGGGTCGTTACCGACGGTGACGGGCGTTACGAATTCACCGGACTGAGGGCCGACGGGTCGCATTACGTGGTCGCCACCCGGTACCTGGAGATACCCTACCTGACCGGCCACATCCCCCTCGTACCGGGAACCGGCCGCATAGACACCTTGCTACAGGTCTTCGAAATCACGACCGATGAAACGGCCCTGGTCCACAGCGCGGTCCACCTGGTCATCGATGCCGGCCCTGAGATCCTGAACGTCACGGAAATCATCGTGGTGGAGAACCGGGGCATCCTCACCTTCGCGCCGCCGCCCGGCGTGGGGCTGGGCCTCGTCTATAACCTGCCCGCGGCCGCCTTCGGACTGCAGCCGATGATGGAGGGGCTTCAGCACACCGAGCGCGGCCTCCTGTTCTCGGCGCCCGTACCCCCCGGGGTCTCGCGTGTCGTTTACGCCTATAACGTGGACCGGGCATCCATCGATCACCGGTTCAACCGGCAGATGGACTATGACATCGAACGCGTCCAGGTGCTGGTTTCACCGAGCACCCAGACGGTGACCGTCACCAATCTGACCAACGACGGCGTACAGCAGATCGCCGCCGACGAATACCTGCTGCTTTCGAACCGCGTGGGCGTGGGCAGAGGCATGTCGGTGGAAGTCGCCTTTCCCAGCGTGCTGGCCTGGCAGGACGTCATGAAGTGGGGTATGCTCGGATTCGTGGTGCTCATCGTGGCCGCGGGGCTGGTGGTGGGCATCCGCGTCAAGCCCGAACAGCCGGCCGAACCGCCCGCCCTCAGCGATCTTACGCCGGAGGACGAACGCAAATACGCCGCGATTGTCCAGGCCCTGGCCGCCCTGGACGACCAGTTCGCGGCGGGAGGACTGGACCCGGACGCCTACGGGACCCGCCGCGCCCGCCTCAAGGACCGGGCGCTCCGGCTGCGCCAACCCGGGAGCGGCGATGGGTGA
- a CDS encoding cytochrome c maturation protein CcmE — MNDRKRKKQRKFLVGFGLVIAAICYLIYTGATDATMYYLTVSELKAAVETGDVAYDENMRLHGKVVNGSIQRDDVGTMRIRFVAHEGGVEAPVVYTGVVPDTFKDDSEVVVEGGYGRDGTFTAHTLYAKCPSKYEAEGGYGQYEQAEPQSPEPLPQS, encoded by the coding sequence ATGAATGACCGCAAGCGGAAGAAGCAGCGCAAATTCCTGGTGGGCTTCGGCCTGGTAATCGCCGCCATCTGTTACCTGATCTATACCGGTGCGACCGACGCGACCATGTACTACCTCACCGTGAGCGAACTGAAGGCCGCCGTGGAAACGGGCGACGTGGCCTACGACGAGAACATGCGCCTGCACGGCAAGGTCGTAAACGGATCGATCCAGCGTGACGACGTCGGCACCATGCGCATCCGTTTTGTCGCCCACGAGGGCGGTGTCGAGGCCCCCGTCGTCTACACCGGCGTAGTCCCGGACACGTTCAAGGACGATTCGGAAGTGGTCGTGGAGGGCGGATACGGCCGGGACGGCACCTTCACCGCCCATACGCTGTACGCCAAGTGTCCGTCCAAGTACGAGGCCGAGGGGGGATACGGCCAGTATGAGCAGGCTGAGCCGCAGTCGCCTGAACCGCTTCCCCAATCCTAG
- a CDS encoding VWA domain-containing protein, protein MIKRLVEFARLLRQSGVRVSMAETLDAAEVLRHAQVTERPAFKASLRTTLVKTREDIPAFDEAFERFFLVQVGEDAEELDDPCGETEGPPDGQPNLDDGQEEGDQDIRRLQDEQGETVAGDGEGDPANDDETGELESELERMLARVQVGEQASDAVTEPGTQPNQQAEDVDLYQELPPGDVENLYEAVEELARNLVTRKSLRFRKSRHGRVDIKKTIQRSFRTGNLPFHIIYKHRKIKKNELVVLCDVSGSVWEVARFFIKLVHEMQNQFSRARSFLFVDRINEVTDEFDRRPFEEIVENMKDDHALNFFGLSDFGRAFYQFHDEHLLSLSRDTVLVILGDARTNWFDPQDWVLGEIQGRVHQTIWLNPEPVQYWDTDDSVMSRYSPHCDHVLECRNLAQLQDVGELILRA, encoded by the coding sequence ATGATCAAGCGGCTGGTTGAGTTCGCCAGGCTGCTCAGGCAATCCGGCGTCCGCGTATCCATGGCCGAGACCCTGGACGCCGCCGAAGTACTTCGGCACGCGCAGGTCACCGAACGGCCGGCCTTCAAGGCGTCCCTGCGGACCACCCTGGTCAAGACCCGCGAGGACATCCCCGCCTTCGACGAGGCCTTCGAACGGTTCTTCCTGGTCCAGGTGGGCGAAGACGCGGAGGAGCTCGATGATCCCTGCGGGGAAACCGAAGGGCCGCCCGACGGCCAACCCAACCTCGACGACGGGCAGGAAGAGGGGGACCAGGACATCCGGCGTCTCCAGGATGAGCAGGGCGAGACCGTGGCGGGGGACGGCGAAGGGGACCCTGCGAACGACGACGAGACTGGGGAACTCGAGAGCGAACTGGAGCGGATGCTCGCCCGCGTGCAGGTGGGTGAACAGGCGTCCGACGCGGTTACCGAGCCCGGCACGCAGCCGAACCAGCAGGCGGAGGATGTCGACCTCTACCAGGAACTGCCTCCGGGCGACGTCGAGAACCTGTACGAGGCGGTGGAGGAACTCGCCCGGAACCTGGTGACGCGCAAGTCCCTGCGATTCAGGAAGTCGCGCCATGGCCGTGTGGACATCAAGAAGACGATCCAGCGGAGTTTCCGCACGGGCAATTTGCCCTTTCACATCATTTACAAGCACCGCAAGATCAAGAAGAACGAACTGGTCGTGCTGTGCGACGTTTCGGGATCGGTCTGGGAGGTCGCCCGGTTTTTCATCAAGCTGGTCCACGAAATGCAGAACCAGTTCAGCCGGGCCCGGAGCTTCCTCTTCGTGGACCGGATCAACGAGGTGACGGACGAGTTCGACCGCAGGCCCTTCGAAGAGATCGTCGAGAACATGAAGGACGACCACGCGCTGAATTTCTTCGGCCTGAGCGATTTCGGCAGGGCCTTCTACCAGTTCCACGACGAACATTTGCTGTCCCTCTCCCGGGACACGGTGCTCGTCATCCTGGGCGACGCGCGGACCAACTGGTTCGACCCCCAGGACTGGGTGCTGGGTGAAATCCAGGGAAGGGTCCACCAGACGATCTGGCTGAACCCCGAGCCCGTACAGTACTGGGATACCGACGATTCCGTCATGTCCAGGTACAGCCCGCACTGCGATCACGTGCTGGAATGCCGGAACCTGGCCCAGCTCCAGGATGTCGGCGAACTGATCCTCAGGGCGTGA
- a CDS encoding MoxR family ATPase: protein MTAFTSAQDVIQRFEAQHYICGPDLATPVFLMERLEKPLLVEGPPGVGKTEIAKMLAGALGRRLIRLQCYEGLDESKALYEWEYTKQLLYTQMLKDRIGELLNSTDTLGNAVETLNREDSAFFSRNFLLPRPLLEAILAPEPVVLLVDEIDRSDDEFESFLLEVLSDFQVSIPELGTLTAARRPLVVLTSNANRTLSEALRRRCLFLYINYPSLEQEVRIVLRKTPGIDEELANQVVRFVQKIRTLNMRKPPSIAETIDWALALVVLNAQHLSRDILSSTLNVLMKDREDIERIMRDGYHDQAAG from the coding sequence ATGACCGCTTTCACATCTGCCCAGGATGTCATCCAACGCTTCGAAGCCCAGCACTATATCTGCGGACCCGATCTGGCCACGCCCGTGTTCCTCATGGAGCGGCTCGAGAAGCCGCTGCTGGTCGAGGGACCGCCCGGCGTGGGGAAGACGGAGATCGCGAAGATGCTCGCCGGTGCGCTGGGCCGCCGCCTGATCCGCCTGCAGTGCTACGAGGGGCTGGACGAATCCAAGGCCCTATACGAATGGGAATACACCAAGCAGCTGCTGTACACGCAAATGCTCAAGGACCGCATCGGCGAACTGCTGAACAGTACGGACACGCTCGGTAACGCGGTGGAGACGCTCAACCGGGAGGACAGCGCATTCTTCTCCCGGAATTTCCTGCTGCCGCGCCCCCTCCTCGAAGCCATTCTCGCGCCGGAACCTGTCGTCCTCCTGGTCGACGAGATCGACCGGTCGGACGATGAATTCGAGAGCTTCCTCTTGGAGGTGCTGAGCGATTTCCAGGTCAGCATCCCGGAACTCGGCACCCTGACCGCGGCCCGGCGCCCCCTCGTGGTGTTGACGAGCAACGCCAACCGGACGCTTTCCGAGGCGCTCAGACGGCGGTGCCTGTTTCTTTACATCAACTATCCCTCCCTCGAGCAGGAAGTCCGAATCGTCCTTCGCAAGACTCCGGGCATCGACGAGGAGTTGGCCAACCAGGTCGTCCGGTTCGTCCAGAAGATCAGGACGCTCAACATGCGCAAGCCCCCGAGCATCGCCGAAACGATCGACTGGGCGCTGGCGCTGGTGGTCCTGAACGCGCAGCACCTCTCGCGCGACATCCTTTCGAGCACGCTGAACGTCCTGATGAAGGACCGGGAAGACATCGAACGGATCATGCGGGACGGCTACCATGATCAAGCGGCTGGTTGA
- the ccmA gene encoding heme ABC exporter ATP-binding protein CcmA → MGDRSAPGISIRQLTKSYGRFRALHRVDMDVAPGSFLALFGPNGAGKSTLLGIIAGLVRPSRGEVFLDGEEITKDRDEDLGKRIGVLSFQTYLYDELTVLENLRFYGRLFGVENREERIGSLLSTVGMEARSGSPVRTLSRGMRQRVALARALLHDPDILLLDEPYSGLDQDAMVMLKTVLATRNKTVLLVTHDLVRGLESADRVAILNHGRLVFEAEASQLSTSDFEQTYRDHAV, encoded by the coding sequence ATGGGTGATCGATCCGCCCCTGGCATCAGCATCCGCCAACTTACGAAGTCCTACGGGCGTTTCCGGGCCCTGCACCGGGTGGACATGGACGTGGCGCCGGGATCCTTCCTGGCCCTGTTCGGCCCCAACGGCGCGGGCAAGTCGACCCTGCTGGGCATCATTGCCGGGCTCGTGCGCCCATCCCGCGGCGAGGTGTTCCTGGACGGCGAGGAAATCACGAAGGACCGCGACGAAGACCTGGGGAAACGCATCGGCGTGCTGTCCTTCCAGACCTATCTCTACGACGAACTGACCGTGCTGGAGAATTTGCGGTTCTACGGGAGGCTCTTCGGGGTGGAAAACCGCGAGGAGCGGATAGGATCACTGCTGTCCACGGTGGGCATGGAGGCCCGGTCGGGGAGCCCGGTACGGACGCTGTCGCGCGGCATGCGCCAACGGGTAGCCCTGGCCCGCGCCCTGCTGCACGATCCGGATATCCTGCTGCTCGACGAGCCCTACTCGGGATTGGACCAGGATGCGATGGTCATGCTCAAGACGGTCCTGGCCACCCGGAACAAGACGGTCCTCCTGGTGACGCACGACCTGGTCCGCGGACTGGAATCCGCCGACCGCGTCGCCATCCTGAACCATGGACGGCTGGTGTTTGAGGCCGAGGCCAGCCAGCTGTCGACCTCGGATTTCGAGCAGACCTACCGCGATCACGCGGTGTAG
- a CDS encoding DUF4159 domain-containing protein yields MEMKRAHLLKHIGVVLAVCLVCLAGVALWTTRGSGDSGHDLFLRNDFTFGRVVYQNSGGFYRGWGWGRWSVDFPSADANVIRALRATTSLKINEPQAVELTDSDLFDIPFLYILEVGSLQFSQEEVDALREYLLRGGFLMVDDFHGSRQWANWESQMKRVFPERDIEEVPAGHAIFHSYYDFDEYPLVPGTAALWRMGNYEQDGGLYGHRLRSITDDGGRLMVLMNWNADLGDGWEHAADPGYPRAYSVIAYRLAVNYAIYAMTH; encoded by the coding sequence ATGGAAATGAAACGCGCACACCTTCTCAAGCACATCGGCGTGGTCCTTGCAGTCTGCCTGGTCTGCCTGGCCGGTGTGGCGCTGTGGACGACCCGCGGCAGCGGAGATTCCGGCCACGACCTCTTTCTGCGCAATGACTTCACCTTCGGCCGGGTCGTGTACCAGAACTCCGGCGGGTTCTACCGGGGATGGGGATGGGGGCGGTGGTCGGTGGATTTCCCGTCGGCCGACGCCAACGTGATCCGCGCCCTGCGGGCCACGACCTCCCTCAAGATCAACGAACCGCAGGCCGTGGAACTCACCGATTCCGATCTGTTCGATATTCCCTTCCTGTACATCCTGGAAGTCGGATCCCTGCAGTTCAGCCAGGAGGAAGTGGACGCCCTGCGGGAGTATCTGCTGCGCGGCGGGTTCCTGATGGTGGACGATTTCCACGGTTCCCGCCAGTGGGCGAACTGGGAATCCCAGATGAAGCGGGTGTTCCCCGAACGCGACATCGAGGAAGTCCCCGCCGGCCACGCGATATTCCACAGCTACTACGATTTCGACGAGTATCCCCTGGTGCCCGGAACCGCGGCCCTGTGGAGAATGGGTAACTACGAGCAGGACGGCGGGTTGTACGGCCATCGGCTGCGGAGCATAACTGACGACGGCGGCAGGCTCATGGTGCTGATGAACTGGAACGCGGACCTGGGCGACGGCTGGGAACACGCGGCCGATCCCGGGTACCCGCGCGCGTATTCCGTGATCGCGTACCGGCTGGCCGTGAACTACGCCATCTACGCGATGACGCACTGA
- a CDS encoding zinc ribbon domain-containing protein, whose product MKEASDVLDELDRTADSDLPVEEQIEEAVRAVREIRQRRDPASGEPVTVDDESAEEKVAGDEAVGDVAGEAEAADSAPAEDAPAEDARPVPSARVQECRICRTVNEQSARFCIECGASLKVITCAGCGSENPASARFCAQCGGKLS is encoded by the coding sequence ATGAAGGAAGCGTCGGACGTGCTGGACGAACTGGACCGGACCGCCGACAGCGACCTGCCCGTGGAGGAGCAGATCGAGGAGGCGGTGCGGGCGGTCCGGGAGATCCGGCAACGCCGTGACCCGGCGTCCGGCGAACCCGTGACCGTCGATGACGAGTCAGCGGAAGAGAAGGTTGCTGGAGACGAGGCCGTTGGCGACGTGGCCGGTGAAGCTGAGGCCGCCGATTCCGCGCCCGCCGAAGATGCACCCGCCGAAGACGCGCGGCCCGTTCCGTCCGCTCGCGTCCAGGAATGCAGGATCTGCCGCACGGTCAACGAGCAGTCCGCCCGATTCTGCATCGAGTGTGGCGCATCGCTGAAAGTTATCACCTGCGCCGGTTGCGGCTCCGAAAACCCGGCGTCGGCCAGGTTCTGCGCCCAGTGCGGAGGCAAACTGTCCTAG